The following proteins come from a genomic window of Euzebyales bacterium:
- a CDS encoding response regulator transcription factor, translating to MDDGTATRTAPPLKVVVVDDHPMWRDGVRADLEADGRARVVGEAADAAAAIEVTARERPDLVLLDLNMPGLPGTVAIRRIAETLPTIRMLVLSASAAEPDVLEAVKAGASGYLLKSATGTELVEAVHRVAAGEPVFSPSLAALVLGEFRRVAAGGGDRAQDLTDRETEVLRLVAKGYTYAEIADRLVISVRTVQNHVQNILGKLQLRGRYELMRCAIRRGLDRDDD from the coding sequence GTGGATGATGGTACGGCCACACGGACAGCGCCACCCCTCAAGGTGGTCGTCGTCGACGACCACCCCATGTGGCGCGACGGCGTGCGCGCCGATCTCGAGGCCGACGGACGCGCGCGGGTCGTCGGCGAGGCCGCCGATGCGGCGGCGGCGATCGAGGTCACGGCGCGCGAGCGCCCCGACCTCGTCCTGCTCGACCTCAACATGCCGGGCCTGCCGGGCACGGTCGCGATCCGCCGGATCGCCGAGACGCTGCCCACCATCCGGATGCTGGTGCTTTCGGCGTCCGCCGCGGAGCCCGACGTGCTCGAGGCGGTCAAGGCCGGCGCCAGCGGCTACCTGCTCAAGAGCGCGACCGGAACGGAGCTCGTCGAGGCAGTCCACCGGGTCGCCGCCGGTGAGCCGGTGTTCTCGCCGTCGCTGGCAGCGCTGGTCCTGGGCGAGTTCCGCCGCGTCGCCGCCGGGGGTGGAGACCGGGCCCAGGATCTGACCGACCGCGAGACGGAGGTGCTGCGGCTGGTCGCCAAGGGCTACACGTACGCCGAGATCGCCGACCGGTTGGTCATCAGCGTGCGCACGGTCCAGAACCACGTGCAGAACATCCTGGGCAAGCTGCAGCTGCGCGGCCGGTATG
- a CDS encoding ATP-binding protein, producing MSPAVRQRPAQVAAGRIADPVAATGVPVLVRGVLVIRWAVLAWMTVVIASAVVAGRDSGVAAAIAALCVATSWVTWLTVAGRSRSVGTTRAGASEPASGDTNRETTRGPVRGDTVVLVVDLVVAGILVVVGTREPWFATVYPVTAALAWGAARGTRRGILAGGSLGLVSIVAWLLSDGTPAAQAPVIALLRDPVNFVLAGGVLGFVADLLERSAAQVRAAQAEQVRATEQAARATERESMGRHIHDSVLQALALVHKRGRELAERPQVPGAEVGRLAELAAAQERAMRAMIVRPPHDSPAAVPTAALRDQLEAAAAVVAAEVDVSVTSVGDIPLPTRHVRELAAAVEQALANVVQHAEARHAWVFAEVDADCVVVSVRDDGRGFTFDEDALRAAHNFGLLRSIRGRIDDLGGTVQIDTAPGRGTELELRVPAPTGDGQEHGTSG from the coding sequence GTGAGCCCGGCTGTGAGACAGCGCCCGGCGCAGGTGGCGGCCGGTCGCATTGCCGACCCCGTCGCCGCGACGGGCGTGCCGGTGCTGGTCCGTGGCGTGCTCGTCATCCGCTGGGCGGTGCTGGCGTGGATGACGGTGGTGATCGCCAGCGCGGTCGTGGCCGGTCGGGACAGCGGTGTGGCGGCGGCCATCGCCGCGCTCTGCGTGGCGACGTCCTGGGTGACCTGGCTCACGGTGGCCGGGCGGTCGCGATCCGTCGGCACGACGCGGGCGGGTGCCAGCGAGCCGGCGAGCGGGGACACCAACAGGGAAACCACCCGCGGGCCGGTGCGCGGGGACACCGTCGTGCTCGTCGTCGACCTCGTGGTGGCGGGCATTCTGGTCGTCGTCGGAACACGCGAGCCCTGGTTCGCGACGGTGTATCCGGTGACCGCAGCGCTCGCGTGGGGTGCGGCGCGCGGCACGCGGCGCGGGATCCTGGCCGGTGGCTCACTCGGCCTGGTGTCGATCGTGGCGTGGCTGCTGTCCGACGGCACCCCGGCGGCGCAGGCCCCGGTGATCGCTCTGCTGCGCGACCCCGTCAACTTCGTCCTCGCCGGCGGTGTGCTCGGGTTCGTCGCCGACCTGCTCGAGCGATCCGCGGCGCAGGTGCGTGCCGCACAGGCCGAGCAGGTGCGGGCCACCGAGCAGGCCGCTCGTGCCACCGAGCGCGAGTCGATGGGCCGCCACATCCACGACTCGGTGCTGCAGGCCCTCGCGCTCGTGCACAAGCGTGGACGTGAGCTCGCCGAGCGTCCTCAGGTCCCCGGCGCCGAGGTCGGGCGGCTGGCGGAGCTCGCGGCGGCACAGGAGCGGGCGATGCGGGCGATGATCGTGCGGCCGCCCCACGACTCGCCGGCCGCGGTACCCACCGCCGCTCTGCGCGACCAGCTCGAGGCGGCCGCCGCGGTGGTGGCTGCCGAGGTCGACGTGTCGGTCACCTCGGTGGGCGACATCCCGCTACCCACACGCCACGTCCGCGAGCTCGCGGCCGCCGTGGAGCAGGCGCTTGCCAACGTGGTGCAGCACGCCGAGGCCAGGCACGCGTGGGTGTTCGCGGAGGTCGACGCGGACTGCGTCGTCGTCAGCGTCCGCGACGATGGTCGCGGGTTCACGTTCGACGAGGACGCGCTGCGGGCGGCGCACAATTTCGGCCTGCTCCGCAGCATCCGCGGCCGGATCGACGATCTCGGCGGCACGGTCCAGATCGACACCGCACCCGGGCGCGGGACGGAGCTCGAGCTCCGCGTGCCGGCGCCGACGGGTGATGGGCAGGAGCATGGAACCAGTGGATGA